From the Cystobacter ferrugineus genome, the window CTCCTGCGCGTCGGGGAACTGCTTGCGCGCGTCCTCCAGGAAGACGGGCGAGGCGTACAGGTGATCCGAGGGGATGTTGAAGAAGCCCTGGATCTGCCCGGCGTGCATGTCCATGGACACCACGCGCGTGGCTCCCGCGCCCTCGAGCAGGTCCGCGATCAGCTTCGCGGTGATGGGCGTGCGCGGCGCCACCTTCCGATCCTGCCGCGCATAGCCGTAGTACGGGATGACGGCGTTGATGGAGGCGGCGCTCGCTCGCTTGAGCGCGTCGCACATGATGAGCAGCTCCATCAGGTGATCATTGGCCGGTGGGCAGGTGGACTGGACGATGAAGATGTCCAGTCCGCGCACGTTCTCGCCGATCTCCACGTGGATCTCTCCATCGGAGAAGCGGCCCACGTGCGCCTTGCCCAGAGGCCTCTTGAGATAGTCGCAGATACGCTGGGCCAGGGCCGGGTTGGAACTCCCGGAGAACACCTTGAAATCGCGCGGGCTCATGGGGCGCGCTCCTAGCGCGCCCCGTGGCGGAAGGGAAGATCCTTCCAACGCTACCGTGCGATCCCGGGCTCAGTCGGCCACGGCTTCCAGGTGGTACGAGCCCATCGCTCCCATGCTCGTCTGCTGGTGCCGCTCGTACTCCAGGAGGATGGCTCTCTCCATCTGCGTGCGGGTGTCCGCGTTGAGCGGGTGGGCGATGTCCTTGTACGTCCCGTCCTTGCGCCGCTTGGCGGGCATGGCGATGAACAGGCCCGAGGCTCCGTGGATCACCTTCAAGTCCCGAATGACGAAGCAATGATCCAGGGTGATGGTCACGTAGGCCTTCAGTTTGTCTTCTTCAACCGGATATACCTTGACGTCGGTGATGTTCATGGTCCCCCCAAGGACCCTTCGGATCCAAGCTGGGGAGAAGCCTGAAACAGACAGGCCAGGAAAAGCAAGTCTGTCTGGACTGGTTGTGCGTCACGCGACGGTTTCGTGGACCAGATGCGCCAGGAAGGCCAGGTGGTAGATGTCGATCACCGTATAGAGCGCCGCGCCCGCCTGGATGGCGCGCTGGCTCAACTGCATGGAGCGGTGCAGGCAGAGCAGGGCCAGGCCCAGGCTCACGATGGTGAGCTTCACCGCCATGAACGACAGCGGCGAGTGCATGTAGGCCACCCGCATCAGCGGGTTGAGTTCCTCGGCCACGTTCATCTGTAAAAAGGTCAGGGTGAAGAGCCCGTCCAGCAGGTTGAGCACCACCAGCAGCGCCGCCGCCGGAGTGATGTGGAACGAAGCTCCCTCGATACCCGCCCAACCCGCTCCCCGTACCTGTGCTGTCGCCGCCACCCGTCACCTCACCGTTTGAACCCGAAGCACTCCTTTTCAAGATGCTTGCCAGGGGCACGGGAGCCGGGGGCGAGAGGGGGCTGGGTCCCCGGAAAGTTGACGTCCCGGGGGGGCCATGAAAGAGGTGGCGGTCGCTGTTGCCACCGCCCGGAACGAGCATCTCGCGTGTACCAATTTCCCAAAGACATCGGGTGGATAGAGGTCATCTGCGGCTCGATGTTCTCCGGCAAGACGGAGGAGTTGATTCGCCGCGTCAAGCGCGCCGTCTACGGCAAGCAGGCGGTCCAGGTCTTCAAGCCGAAGCTGGATAACCGCTACGACGAGACGCAGGTGGTCAGCCATTCCCAGTTGAAATTGACCTCCGTGGCCATCGAGCGGGCTGAAGAAATTTTCCATCACCTGTCCCCCCGCACCCAGGTGGTGGGAATCGACGAGGTGCAGTTCTTCGGCTCCGAGGTGGTGGCCGTGTGTGAGGCGCTGGCGCACCGTGGCCTGCGGGTCATTGTCGCGGGGCTGGATCAGGACTATCAGGGCCGTCCCTTCGAGCCCATGCCGCAGCTGCTCGCCGTCGCCGAGTACGTGACCAAGCAGCTCGCCATCTGCGTGGTGTGCGGCAACCCCGCCCATCGCTCCCAGCGTCTGGTGGATCGGGGCGAGCGCGTGGTGGTGGGCGCCGCCGGAGCCTACGAGGCGCGCTGCCGCAAGTGCCACCGCGCCGAGCCCACCGAGGCCACGCCTCCCCAGACGCTCGATCTGTTCAAGGACTGAGCCCCAAAGGCCCGAGCGCCATGGCCATGCACGACCCGCTCTACTCCCACATCCCCTTTCAGTTGAATGAGCAACCCCACCACTACGGGCCCCAGGTCCATCTGGTGGGCAATCCGTTCCTGCTCTCCCAGCTCGCCCGGCTGTGTGCCAAGGGGACGACCCAGCCAGACATCAACCGGCTGGTGGCCCTGCTCTACACGGACCTGATGAAGACGGTCCTCAACGCGGAGTTCCCCCGCACGCGCGTGGCCGTGGCCACGCGGATGATCGACTCCACGCCCCAGGGCATCTACCAGGGCGAGGTGCTCGACCCCGCCGTGCGCGCGGTGACGGTCAACATCGCCCGGGCCGGTACGCTGCCCTCCCAGGTGGCGTACGATCTGCTCAACACCACCCTGGACCCCGCGCGCGTACGCCAGGATCACATCATGATGAGCCGGACGACGGACTCCCGGGACATCGTGGTGGGCTCGAACATCGGCGGGGCGAAGCTGGGCGGAGACGTCGACGATGCGTTCCTCCTGTTTCCGGACCCCATGGGCGCCACCGGCGGCAGCCTGAGCACCGCGGTGAACCTGTACAAGAACCAGGTGGCCGGCACCCCCCGGCGCATCCTCAGCCTCCACCTCATCGTCACCCCGGAATTCCTGCGGCGCGTCACCCGCGAGCACCCCGACGTGGGCGTGTACGCCCTGCGCCTGGACCGGGGCCTGTCCCCGCCGGAAGTGTTCGGCACGGTGCCCGGGGAGTTGTGGGAGAAGGAGCGGGGGTTGGATGATCACCAGTACATCGTCCCCGGTGGCGGCGGCTTCGGGGAGATCATGAACAACGCGTACGTGTAGAGGTCGGACCGTGGCTTTCTTCGAGCAGGACGTCGGCATCCACATCGATGAGCAGAAGCTCCAGGCGCGCGTGCGCGAACTGGGCGCGCAGATCACCCGCGACTACCAGGGCAAGGATCTCACGCTCGTCTGCGTGCTCAAGGGCTCGGCGTTCTTCGCCATGGACCTGGCGCGCTACGTGGACCTGCCGCTGACGATCGAGTTCCTCGGAGTGTCCTCCTACCAGGGCGGCACCGAGACGACGGGCGAGGTGCGCATCACCACCGACGTGAGCAAGCCCATGGCGGGCAAGCACCTGCTCATCATCGAGGACATCATCGACACGGGGCTCACCATGAGCTTCCTGCTCGAGAACCTCAACGCCCGGCACCCGGCGTCGCTCAAGGTGTGCACGCTCCTGGAGAAGCCCTCGCGCGCCCGCGCGAAGATCCCCATCGACTACAAGGGCTTCGTCATCGACGACGTCTTCGTCGTGGGCTACGGCCTCGACTACGCCGAGCGCTACCGCAACCTGCCCTTCATCGGCGTGATGAAGGGCAAGTAGGAGCGGCCGGCTACCGCTTCCCCGGTGCCTTCCGGGCCGCGATCTTCTTCGTGGCGGCCTTCTTCACCGGTGCCTTCCCGGCCGCGCTCTTCCTCGCGGCGGTCTTCGTCGCGGGCGCCTTCTTCGCCGGGGCCGCCGGGCGCGGCGTGTCCGTGCCCCCCGTCAACCGGTCCACCAGCTTCTTGGGCGCCACGGCGCGGTAGCTCTCGTCGAGCCACCGCCGCAGCATGTCCACGGGAGGCGTGTCCTTCGCGCCGAAGCGCGCGGTGACCCAGCCGCTCTTGCCCAGCCCGTACCCGGTCGGCTCGGCGAAGGGCAGCATCAGCGCCGCGCCGTGCGACTGGGGCAACTTCACGGACAGCGAGAGGCCCTCCGCGCTCAACGAGAAGAAGACGAACGCCTTGCCCTTCACCTTCAGCGTCGGATGGCCCCAGGGAAAGTCCTCGGTGACTTCCGGGTAGCTCCGTCCCGCCTCACGCAGGCTCTTCTCGAACGGCTCGAGTCTCTTCATCTCCGGGGGAACAACCAGGGTCATCGTCATGTCGCGCGCCTCCTCGGACCCGGTGGTTATACCGCTCGCGCGGCCACGCGCTCAGCGCGCCGTGCCGGTCGCGGGTGGGGCCTCGCCGGTGGTGCCCGGGGCCGGCCCGGTGGGCGGCGGAGTCCCGGCCGGTGTTCCCTGGCTCCCGGGAGCGGGGGAGGGCGCCGGGGTGGGAAGCTCGGCCCCCTCGAAGCTCGCGTCCACCGCCCGCAGGGCCTTCTCCAGCGCCTGCGCGGCCGGCCCCACGGTGGTGAGCATCTGGTTGGCCCGATGCGTGTTCCGGTTGCGGCTCTCCGCCGCCAGCTTGAGCTGCGTGAGCGCCTCGGTCACCCCCCGCCGTGCCTCCTCCAGCTTCTGCTTCGCCTGGAAGAAGGCCACCTCCGTCTTCATCGCCGCCAGCGAGCGCCGCTGCTCCTCCGTCAGCCCCGTGAGCAGCTCCGCGCGCCGCAGGTAGTACAGCCCCTTCTCCAGCACGGCCGGATCATCCGACTGCACCTTGGGCTGGGCGAGCGACTCCAGGAGCGGGAAGAGCGCCCGGTCCAGCTCGTCCCGCTCGGTGAACTTGCGCTCCACCAGCATGCTCACGTCCCGGCCCTCCACCCCCAGGGGGGCATAGGCATCCGCCAGGCGCGCGTCCCCGGGCCGGTAGGGCACCGCCCCCGT encodes:
- a CDS encoding DUF5658 family protein, coding for MAATAQVRGAGWAGIEGASFHITPAAALLVVLNLLDGLFTLTFLQMNVAEELNPLMRVAYMHSPLSFMAVKLTIVSLGLALLCLHRSMQLSQRAIQAGAALYTVIDIYHLAFLAHLVHETVA
- a CDS encoding ribose-phosphate pyrophosphokinase, whose amino-acid sequence is MSPRDFKVFSGSSNPALAQRICDYLKRPLGKAHVGRFSDGEIHVEIGENVRGLDIFIVQSTCPPANDHLMELLIMCDALKRASAASINAVIPYYGYARQDRKVAPRTPITAKLIADLLEGAGATRVVSMDMHAGQIQGFFNIPSDHLYASPVFLEDARKQFPDAQELVIVSPDAGGVERARAYSKRLGCTLAIVDKRRPKPNSSEVMNLIGDVAGKDAVLVDDMVDTAGTLTQAAAALKERGARRVVAYAVHPILSGPAIQRIQDSPLEEVVFTDTVPLSPAAQACGKIRVITTDHLFGEAIARIHRADSLSSLFV
- the hpt gene encoding hypoxanthine phosphoribosyltransferase — its product is MAFFEQDVGIHIDEQKLQARVRELGAQITRDYQGKDLTLVCVLKGSAFFAMDLARYVDLPLTIEFLGVSSYQGGTETTGEVRITTDVSKPMAGKHLLIIEDIIDTGLTMSFLLENLNARHPASLKVCTLLEKPSRARAKIPIDYKGFVIDDVFVVGYGLDYAERYRNLPFIGVMKGK
- a CDS encoding MmcQ/YjbR family DNA-binding protein, with the protein product MTMTLVVPPEMKRLEPFEKSLREAGRSYPEVTEDFPWGHPTLKVKGKAFVFFSLSAEGLSLSVKLPQSHGAALMLPFAEPTGYGLGKSGWVTARFGAKDTPPVDMLRRWLDESYRAVAPKKLVDRLTGGTDTPRPAAPAKKAPATKTAARKSAAGKAPVKKAATKKIAARKAPGKR
- the spoVG gene encoding septation regulator SpoVG — protein: MNITDVKVYPVEEDKLKAYVTITLDHCFVIRDLKVIHGASGLFIAMPAKRRKDGTYKDIAHPLNADTRTQMERAILLEYERHQQTSMGAMGSYHLEAVAD
- a CDS encoding thymidine kinase produces the protein MYQFPKDIGWIEVICGSMFSGKTEELIRRVKRAVYGKQAVQVFKPKLDNRYDETQVVSHSQLKLTSVAIERAEEIFHHLSPRTQVVGIDEVQFFGSEVVAVCEALAHRGLRVIVAGLDQDYQGRPFEPMPQLLAVAEYVTKQLAICVVCGNPAHRSQRLVDRGERVVVGAAGAYEARCRKCHRAEPTEATPPQTLDLFKD
- a CDS encoding IF-2 protein; its protein translation is MSPPMSPSQHRPSLGRRATSAFTRLLVTLLLLGLGAAVVFLLSQLNARTFSLAQENGQLVVMKGRLLPTGAVPYRPGDARLADAYAPLGVEGRDVSMLVERKFTERDELDRALFPLLESLAQPKVQSDDPAVLEKGLYYLRRAELLTGLTEEQRRSLAAMKTEVAFFQAKQKLEEARRGVTEALTQLKLAAESRNRNTHRANQMLTTVGPAAQALEKALRAVDASFEGAELPTPAPSPAPGSQGTPAGTPPPTGPAPGTTGEAPPATGTAR
- a CDS encoding uracil phosphoribosyltransferase, with protein sequence MHDPLYSHIPFQLNEQPHHYGPQVHLVGNPFLLSQLARLCAKGTTQPDINRLVALLYTDLMKTVLNAEFPRTRVAVATRMIDSTPQGIYQGEVLDPAVRAVTVNIARAGTLPSQVAYDLLNTTLDPARVRQDHIMMSRTTDSRDIVVGSNIGGAKLGGDVDDAFLLFPDPMGATGGSLSTAVNLYKNQVAGTPRRILSLHLIVTPEFLRRVTREHPDVGVYALRLDRGLSPPEVFGTVPGELWEKERGLDDHQYIVPGGGGFGEIMNNAYV